The Chloracidobacterium sp. genomic sequence TCCGTCGAGCAGCATTATCGAGACACAAGAACGACCACAGGGATGCGGAGACGATCCTGGATCTATTGATGCCGGGACATTTCCGGCGATCACGCCGAGGAACGAGCAGAGCCGAGAGATGCTCGATCTGCTGAACTATCGTCACTCATTGGTGAGCAAGCGGACATCGGTGGTGAATCAGCTGCAGGCGTTCGCACGATCGAAGGGCTTGCCACGGTTCCGTTTGCCGGTGGTAAAGGCGAGAAAGAAGATCGAGGAGGTTGAGACGACACAGGTCGAGCGGCTTCTGGTCAGCTCTCGATTTGTTCTTTGCGACGAGCTGACACGCCAGATCAAGGCCGTGGAGGCGAGGCTCGAGGAAGAGGCGAATAAGGAAGAGCGTGCTCAATTGCTAATGACGCATCCCGGCATCGGGCTGATCAACGCCATGGCACTTGTTCACACGCTCGGCGATGTTCGACGCTTTCGCCGTAAGGAAGAGGTCGTGGCATTTGTAGGACTCGACCCGCTGGAGAAAAGCTCGGGCGAGACGAGGCGGATCGGTTCGATCAGCAAGCGAGGTTCGCGGCTCGCAAGGTACCTGCTCGGGCAGGCAGCCCAGGCAAGTCGCGATAAGAAGATACGGAAGTTCTATTCCGAGGTTAGCCGTCGTAGAGGCCGCCCGAAAGCAAAAGTTGCAGCGGCCCGTAAGCTTCTCATTAACTGTTATGTCATGCTTCGTGACAATATCAGCTACGAGGAGTTTACACGGCGGGGCGAAGTTGGTTTGTACGAGGGGTCAGGAGAGGTGACGGGGAAACCCGCTCAGTCTCTGAAGGTCTGATGGTACGGCCAGCCATCTCGATATAGTTCGAGATGAGCCGATCAGGTTTCATGTAGCCAGCCGCTCGAACGAAGCTGTGCACGAATAGATGATGGCATTCGCTAATTACAGCGGTGCGTATCTGAAAGAATCTAACTAATAATGGAGGCGCCGGTTGTTCTCTTTTGTCACCCAATCAAACGCACCAA encodes the following:
- a CDS encoding IS110 family transposase; this encodes MLDLLNYRHSLVSKRTSVVNQLQAFARSKGLPRFRLPVVKARKKIEEVETTQVERLLVSSRFVLCDELTRQIKAVEARLEEEANKEERAQLLMTHPGIGLINAMALVHTLGDVRRFRRKEEVVAFVGLDPLEKSSGETRRIGSISKRGSRLARYLLGQAAQASRDKKIRKFYSEVSRRRGRPKAKVAAARKLLINCYVMLRDNISYEEFTRRGEVGLYEGSGEVTGKPAQSLKV